In Halobacteroides halobius DSM 5150, the genomic window AGGTAATGAGAAGTTTGGAATCAGAATTACAGAAGTGCAAGAGATTATTAAACCACAAGAAGTAACTACTTTACCTGAAAGTGCCCAATTTATTAAAGGAATTATAGAGTTAAGAGGTGAAGTGATAGTTATTGTTAATTTAGGTGAACGCTTAGGATTAACTAAAGATAATAATGATGGTAGAGTCTTAGTTGTAGAGATTAATGGAGTTAAGGCAGGATTAATCGTTGATGATGCTTCTGATGTGATTCAGATTGATGAAAATATGATTAAGAAGCCTAAAGGAAATATGGCTGGAATTAAAACAGAGTATTTATCTGGAGTTGCTAAATTGGATGAAGAATTAATTGTATTATTAGATTTTGATAGATTATTCTCTGATGAACAACAAGTACAAATTGAGCAAGCTGCTAAAGAAAATAATTAGTTTACGCAAATCTTCCCCTAGTTGGGAAGATTTTTTGTTATAGATTTGAATTTGTAAAATTATAATAATTAGTATATAATCATTGATAAAAGACTATTAGGAGGAGTAGAGTATGCAACGGAAAGATTTATTTAATATGCTAAAAAATTATAAAGTAAAAGCTGTAGAACGTAAAGAAAAATATGATTTAGAACCTCGACCATTAACTAAAGAAGAGACACATTCAGTAGTTAAAGGATTAACTTTAGAAGGACTTAGAGAAGAAGAATTTACTATT contains:
- a CDS encoding chemotaxis protein CheW translates to MDTNQFIIFKVGNEKFGIRITEVQEIIKPQEVTTLPESAQFIKGIIELRGEVIVIVNLGERLGLTKDNNDGRVLVVEINGVKAGLIVDDASDVIQIDENMIKKPKGNMAGIKTEYLSGVAKLDEELIVLLDFDRLFSDEQQVQIEQAAKENN